Within Leptospirillum ferriphilum, the genomic segment TTTCGGCCCGTTTCTCCAATGGTCTGACGGTTATCTCCTCCCATCTCAAGTATGTGGATCGCACCGACCAGATCCGCACGGATGGCCATGTGATCATTCTGGGGCCAAACATGATCATCCAGGGAAAGGGACTGAAATCCGTCCCCCGAAACCAGATGTTTCGGATTGACCGGAAAGTGCATGCCGTCTTTGCTGATTGACGAGAGGGTCAAGAAGACATTTTTCCTCTTTTTCGCGGCCCTGCTTCGGGGGAAACGACATGCTCTCCGGAGCGTGGCGGTCGTCATCTTTTTTCTTGTCCTGCCGGGATTTTTCTTCCTTCATGTCGGGAGTGCATGGGGAGAGCAACCGGTTTCGACGGTGATCAATGCCGACAGAATGTTGGCAGAAAATATCCAGAATGAGATCCATTTTGTTGGACACGTGCATCTGGTCAAAAAAAATCTGGTTCTGAAGTCGGACAATCTGGATGTCTTCTTTGTTCCCCCTTCCCGGGGAGCAACGTTGATGGACAATATGCATGCCCGTCAGAAATCTCAAAAAATTCAGACCATGATTGCCACTGGTCATGTCTACATCAAAAAGGGAAACCGTATCGCTTATGCCGGAAAAGCGGTCTATATTGCCCAGGGACATTATTTTGTTCTGACCCGACTTCCGGTGGTCATTCAGAACGGGGACCGGATATCGGGAGAAAAAATCACGTTTTTTACCCGGATCGACAAGAGCCTTGTGCAGGGGCACAGTCTTATGCTGCTTCATCCGGCCAAAAAAAAGGGAGCTCCGGAAAAGTCGACAGACTCCAGAGGAAAGGGCTGAACGCATGTCCATTGAAGTCCAGGACCTTCGGAAAAACTATCGGAAAAGATGGGTCGTGGACGGGGTCAGCATCAGCGTGAACCAGGGAGAGGTTGTTGGTCTGCTTGGTCCGAACGGAGCTGGAAAAACAACAACTTTTTATATGATTGTTGGTCTTGTCCGACCTGATGGTGGACAGATCCTGATGGACGACCAGGACATCTCCCGTTATCCGATGCATGTCCGGGCAAGGACAGGAATCAGTTACCTCCCCCAGGAGTCCTCCATTTTTCGGAAGCTGACTGTGGAGGAGAATATTCTGGCAGTCCTTGAATATATGGACCTCTCCAGAGAAGAGCGCCAGGAACGACTTGAAAAACTGCTGGAAGAGCTCAATATCGCACATCTTGCAAAGAACAAGGCCTACACCCTCTCCGGAGGTGAACGGCGACGTGTTGAGGTCTCCCGGGCACTTGCAACGAAACCGCGTTACATTCTGCTGGATGAGCCTTTTGCCGGGGTCGACCCGATTGCGGTCATCGAAATTCAGAAGATTATTGCTCAGCTCCGGCAAAGCAATATCGGCGTTCTTATCACGGACCACAACGTGCGGGAAACTCTTGAGATCACGGATCGGGCCTACGTGATCAACCAGGGGAAGATCCTGGAAGAAGGAACACCCCGCAAAATCGCCTCCAGTCCCAAGGCACGGGCCTTCTACCTTGGAGAAAAGTTCACCCTCAATGCAAATGTCCTGGAGGAAGAAATTTGATTCGCCAACGTCTGGAGATAAAACTCGGCCAGAAGATGGTGATGACT encodes:
- a CDS encoding LptA/OstA family protein, which gives rise to MPSLLIDERVKKTFFLFFAALLRGKRHALRSVAVVIFFLVLPGFFFLHVGSAWGEQPVSTVINADRMLAENIQNEIHFVGHVHLVKKNLVLKSDNLDVFFVPPSRGATLMDNMHARQKSQKIQTMIATGHVYIKKGNRIAYAGKAVYIAQGHYFVLTRLPVVIQNGDRISGEKITFFTRIDKSLVQGHSLMLLHPAKKKGAPEKSTDSRGKG
- the lptB gene encoding LPS export ABC transporter ATP-binding protein, whose protein sequence is MSIEVQDLRKNYRKRWVVDGVSISVNQGEVVGLLGPNGAGKTTTFYMIVGLVRPDGGQILMDDQDISRYPMHVRARTGISYLPQESSIFRKLTVEENILAVLEYMDLSREERQERLEKLLEELNIAHLAKNKAYTLSGGERRRVEVSRALATKPRYILLDEPFAGVDPIAVIEIQKIIAQLRQSNIGVLITDHNVRETLEITDRAYVINQGKILEEGTPRKIASSPKARAFYLGEKFTLNANVLEEEI